AAGGACATCACTTCTAATTCtttttattcaaattaaaaaaaaaaaaaaaaaaaaaagcacccacatcagttgctatttttttctctggTAGCTCCCTGAGCTGAGTTGCTATGCGTTCCTCTAACTTTGTGTCCTTTTCAGGCAGGTTGTGTCCGAAGATTAAGTAGGGCTGGAGACAGAGTGCCTTTGAACTTCCATTTCTCATCACGACAACCAAGTGTGCACCAAAgagagatggaggtgggggtgtggaGGGGGAGACAGATAGACGGACAGGCTCAGACGCCTGAGAGAGGGACCAAGAGGCTAATTAAGAGGCAGGTGGGACTCGGGAGGCCACAGAAAAATTCACCGTTGTTTCTGCTGCCATCAGCCTGGACGGGCACCCATCTCAAGCTCTGCCTGTCCGTCAGTCTGTCTGGAGCTAGGTCCTGACATGCCTTAAGACGATCCCCAGGTCCACATGGAGACACGCTCACCCAGGGGGTACCTGATGGCTGACCTGGCTGCCTCCTCCACCCAGGCGTCTTCTCCCCCTACCACTCCCTCTTCATTCTGCCcgctccctgcctcccctccccagatgggaacttctgtttaaaaaaaaaaaaaacaaagccaccACCACGAGTGGATTACAAATACAGCAGGCGAAATACACGGCTGGCACTGCCGGTGGGAAGGGGCCTCCTCCCCCGCTGACCAGTCCGAGACAGGAGTCTGTTATTTACACTTTTCACAAACCTTTAGCGCTGCACAGTCGGGGACGTGAAACCCTCCCCCGCTCCCTGGTACAAACGTGTGGTCCACGCTCCAGTGTCCCCGAGGCGGGGCAGGGGGACACATCAAAAGAAAGGGCAAGGAGAGAGATTCACAAGGGTGTATGTGGAGAGCCGGAGCCATGAGCCTCCAAATAAATCTATGTGCAGCCTCTGCCAGCATCGTGacggaaggaggaggggagaaatCCATCGGAGTCCGTGAGACACAGGAGTCCAGGCCCAGGAGCCCCGGCTGCGACAGGCACGCCCTCTCAGCCCGCCGGAGCGTGGAGCTGGGCCGCTGGCTGCCCATCCTCTGTGTCTGCGGGGTCTCCCTGGCACAGCCGAGTCTGTGTCTCCCAGAGCGTGACAGCCCCATCACAGTCCTTGCTTAGTAGATGACCTCATAAACCGTGGCCTTCTTGTCACCAGAGCCTGTTACAATATATTTGTCATCCGCCGAAATGTCACAGCTCAAGACCGACGAGGATTCCTTAGactggaagaggagagagaaaggacagaaacTCACTTTTTGGGTACTCAGCACTCTCTCGGTGCTCTCTGAATTCAcctgccctctgcccagcctGGAGCGCACGCTGCGAGGCCTTCAAACACAGCCCTTCCCATTAAGAGGGGCCCCTTCTACCTGCTTCCCCATAAGGAAAAGTTCATTAACTGGGCCAGATGTGATCTTTACAGTTAGCTCCGAGCAGCAAAACAGAGCACTTGAGTGTTAGCTTTGCATCCTGAGTTTATAAACAGGAAGAAGCGTTTCTGAGCTGGGAGCTGGTGTCAGTGGGCCAGGCCCTCAGTCTGGTGAGCTAAAAAAAAGGACTTGCACTTAAATTTTGAGCATCCAGTGTAACTAGATACTGCTGAAAGTTATTATGTGTGATGCACCAGATGCCAGACTTCCAGACTGCATTAAGAGTGTCTTACTGACTGACACCTCCTTCAGGATCCTTCTGGATCCTTCTCCGGCCCCATACCTCAACTTACTTGAAACCAGATAACatagctcagaaaaaaaaaaaaagctgcccagtttgctcaaatgccTGGTGCACCTCCTGTGAGGGCTCAGCATGCAGGCCAGAGCCAAGAGCATGTTTTTATTCCTCCTTGCTCTAGAAATCCTACAAGAGCCCCTGCTAAAAGCCCTCGCCCCAATCGGTCAGACGCCACTAGCAGCAGAGTATGCGTCCCGCTGATGTGCCCAAGTCCAAAACCTCGCTGCTGAGAAGCCGTCTTGGACCCCCAGCAGGTGGGGGTCAGGGCAAGTCCTGCTCTGCCTCCCCTATCCCTGCCCCATCACCATGGCCAGGCCCGGACTCTCAGCAGAATCAAGAGGGGCACTTGGAGGGCGGGTAGTACCTGGAATATGCTGGCTCCATAGGGAGTCCTCCAGGCGTTGAGAAGGTTATCTTTCCCAGTGCTCACAAACCACTTGCCTGCAGGCAAAGGAAACATCAGGTTGTGGGCTGCTGCCCTCTAAAGCAAGACCCACCCCACACATGGCCAGCTACCATGGAAACGCGGTGTGACCCACTAACCAGTGCTGGGCTGACTCTTCCCTTGTAAGAAGCATTTTGTAATCAAGACACCCACCCCCCCTACCCcgccacatacacacacagacacacggacACTCAGATACTGCCTTTCTCTGCAATcagagggaggggtgggcaggctgGGACAGAGAAAGGCAGGATCTGCAGTTAATCATAGGGATTACACTTCCCCAGAAGATTCTTTTTAAAGCCACTAAGCTCAACTGACCCATCTTGATTCTACTACTGAAAGATGGCAGGAGGTACTGGGGATGGCGAAGCTCCAAGCGGCTGGCGATCCAGCCAAAGGCGGGGGGTCTCTGCAGGCATGTCATCAGATCTTTGCCTGCGTTAAAGCTCCAGGGCTCCCGAAGCCCTGGGGGGGTGCCTGCTATTCCTGGTCCATAAAAACCTGTTCgggctcagagaggctgggaCCGTCCTCAGCTGCACAGCTAGTCAGGGGGCCGGCACATCCTCCAGTCCAGAGCTGTGCCCACCATGGTCCAAACCACCTGGAAGTACTGCCCGTAGGGCTGGGCATACTACCCCTCTGCTCCTGGCCAGCAAGGTCTGGCTCTGGCCTGGCATCACAGGTGCCTGGTACCCTGTGGCAGTATCTGCATCCTCAGATGTGGGGTGGTCTCGGTCAGGAGCCTGGTGCTGAGACTGTGCTCACTTAGGGGGGCTCCGGCCCTCGTCTGAGCTCTGAGCTGCCTCCCTGCACAGAGGGCCGGCCAGGCCCCCGTGCCCCCGGCTCCCGGGCCCCAGGCCCCCGCTGCCCAGGCCCCCACGGCCCCAGGCCCCCGCACCCCAGGCCCCTGTTCCCCCGGCTCCCGGGCCCCAGGCCCCCGCTGCCCAGGCCCCCGCGCCCCAGGCCCCTGCTGCCCAGGCCCCCGCGCCCCCGGCTCACCGCAGTAGGCGAACTTGAGGGACAGCACGCAGCTCTCGTGCAGGTGCAGCTGATACTTGTCGGGCTTGGTGTGGTGCAGCACCTCCACGTTGCTGCTCTCCATGCCCACGGCCAGCCACTCCCCGGTGGGGCAGTAACCCAGCGAGAAGATCTGCTcgggaggggaggacagagatTGGCATTCTCCAAAACCACGATGGGGGTGGCTGAAAaggggccaggaggaggggcGCTCCTCCACGGCCCTGCTCAGGAACCCGTGGGCTCAGAGTCTTACTGActccctcccccagcacctcCCCACCTGTCATGTGCAATGCCAAgtccccctctctccccctccaggGAATAGTGTTTTATCCCCAGTCAACTTcccaggtgaggaagctgaggctcagagaggttgctGACTCTGGAAataaagtggcagagccaggattcaaactcagagaTGACACAGatatttcactttcaaagttctTCTCTGTCTCAGTGACTTTTACCTTTCCTTAAGaaaaatatgagtaaataaaACACTAATGTATTAAACATACAAGATTAAAACATTAACACAAATAATACAGTAACAAAAAATAATACCTAGCATTTATAGAATGCTTTCTATAGGCTTATAGCCAAGGCTTTCAGAGGGACCATTTCAGGTGCTCACACCAGACCCATGAGGTAGCTATGACTATTCCCATCCCgtgaatgagaaaactgaggccaaatGCTCGATGGCAGAAGAGCTGGGTCACGTCTGAGCAGCAGGGGCAAGTCGACCGACTCCAAAGCCTTGTGGATTCTATTTCATggcacttcctccaggaagccttcccagatgactcaggtTGGTCTCAGGTCCACTTGTAATGGTTACGCGTGAGGACCCCTTGGTCCCCCGAACCAGCCACTGAGACCCGGGAGGGAGGCCCCACGCTGCTCCAGCGGACGGGGAGGGGCTCAGGCGCGCACCTGGGAGGTGAAGtcgtgctgctgcagctgccggCCCTCCCGCAGGTCCCAGGAGCGCACGGTGTTGTCCAGGCCTCCCGTCCACAGCTTGGTGCCGTCATGGGAGATGTCTATGCAGCTGGCCCCGTCCGTGTGGCCCTGGAACTGCCTAGGAAGGCCAGGCAGGGGTGAGGGCAAGCCCCAGGGAAGCACTGACTGCTATGTTGACAGCTGTCGCAGGGAGATGCCAACTGTGTCCCAGCAGAACAGTGAACTGTGCTCCACGGTCCCCCAGGGCTCCTTTCAGACTCCACTCGAGCATCTCGGCTAGGGCCGGGACTTGCACGAGGTCACAGGGAGGCAGGACTCAGACCCAGCAGCTTTGCTCCCGAGGCCCCACACTTAAGCTCCTCCATTCCGGTCTGGACGCCTCTTCTTCTCCCCACGTCTCTCCTCCGAGTCTCAACTTATCTGAGAGTTCTGCCCTCCCAGGTCTGCTCCAGGCCCCCTCTCCCCAGAGCTTTGTGCAAGCCTCTGATCCACAGAgccctccctcctctgcctgtGCTAGGCACCTGGCACAAGCCATCATTTCACCTGGGAGCCCTTGCCTGTGCCATCCAGGCCATCATTTCACCTGGGAGCCCTTGCCTGTGCCATCCTGGCCACACCCCAGCACCTCAGACAGGCCAGTCACAGCCACGATGCCAGACACAGCCAGCACGGCCTTCCCAGGATGAGGACCCCCACTTCCTCCCGTGCCTCACCTGACCAGGGTCTGGTTGTGCAGGTCCCACACGGCGATGTTGCCGTCACTACAGCAGGAGAAGCAGACTTTGGCATCAGGGCTGATGGCCAGGGCGTAGCAGGCCGGAGCCGAGGACGTCAACTCAGCCTTGATGCGTGGCGTGGGGGAGGCCAGGTCCCAGATAGTGAGCGTGCTGGCCTCGCCGCCCACGATGAGCGTGCGCCCGTCAGGGAGCAGCTTGCAAGAGCGGATGTAGTTGTCCCTGTTctgaagggggagggggcagtgttCAGCACCACCCACCTCTCCTCCCGGGGAACTGGGAAAGTCACGTCCAGCAACACCGAGCACCCTCGCCACGTCTGCTCACTTCTTGCCCTTATTCGCGGCCACCAGGCTGACCCCACTGCTCACTCGTGActttaaactttcatttcttCACAAACCCCTGGAGACCAGCATCATCTCCCCTTACAATGAAAGCAGGGCTCAGAGAGATCTGCCAGGTTGCCCAAAGCCTCCCAGTAGATACAGGGCTGCCCCTGGCCAGGTCAGTGGGGCAccaccccaggccccagctgcCCTGCTCTTCTATAGCAGCTAGAAGGGATGCCCGCTCTCCTGTAACAGCTAGAAGGGATGCCCATGGCCCCGGAATCCTCACCAGGCAGTCCAGCTGGGAGATGGGGCTCTTGCTCCCTGGCTGGCTGATGTCCCAGATCTTCACGCAGCCCTTGCCTCCTGTGTAGACGTGGCGCGTGGGGTTGCTGATGGTCACTGCACACACCACCTCCCCGTGGCTGAGTGTGTTGATCTGCCGGGCGTGCCTGGGGATGCCAGGGCCTGCCAGGGCGTCGTGGGGGAAGGGCACAGGCTGCATCTGCCCATCGGCGCTCACATGGAAAGAGTAGGCTCTGAAAGGGGGAGAACCACGCTTCTGCCATCTCCAGTCCTCTAACAGTTTCCTGACTGGCCCTAACCCCTACCTGGCCTGCCTGCCTCCAGGATCTGCCTCCTGCCCTGATCTTTGGAAGCATGGTAACCCCAACCTCCTTGACCTGGCTCCACCAGGGCAGAGACAGCTTCACAGTCTTGCCTTGACTTCTGCCCCTGCTTATAGATCCTCGCTCCAAACCAGGCCACTGACCCCTCACTGCCTTGGAACACCCTTTCCCACCATCTATACAATCCCTAGCACTCTGACCCCAGAAGGACCCAGCTTGAATGCCACCCCTCCTCTAGGAGCCAGTAGTACTAGGGAAGAAAATCTGTTTGCCCCCCCAACCCTAAGTGAATCACAGGGTACACATCAGAGCTGGGGTGAGCCAGCGTGGCCTGCCTGCTGTCTCAGGTCACACGAGTGCCAGCTGCGGCTGGAACCCACAGGAACCCCAGGGCAGAGAGGATCCATGGAATCTGGACGTGAAATGTTCCTCCCTTCTCAGAGCCCAGGGATCACAACCTCAAACCCaaaccttctccttcctctttcagaGGGAGCCTGGGGGCAATCAGGAGTGCATCCAGGCAGCCGTCAATGGGACTGCAACCTGGCTCAGCGGTACCCCTAGAAGGGCAGACACGTTTCCCCAGGAGAGGTCCATCAGGGCaggggatgggtgggtgggtggtgtgctctctgccctccccaaCAAGCAGAAAATAAGTAGTCAAGGCTTACGGTTTTCCACCAGGAATGGAGGCGAGGCTTGAGGGCAGGCCTGTGGCCCGCATGGGGGGGTGAGGGTCAAAGCCAACCTGTAAGGCAAGACAAGGCCAGCCCTTAGCGAGGGGTGCCGCCCTCCGTCCCCCCACTACACAACGCCCTAGCCCCAGCTTCCTCCCCCACCATGTCCTGTCCCACCAGCACCACACGGCCTCTTCAGAGCCCGAGATGGCCGAGCAGAGCAGAGCCCCTTGTTCCAGCAACAACACAGGCCCGGCCCTCTCAGTAACAGCAGACACCCCTTGCTATAACACACTGACAGCCCCACGGGCCAAGCCCCTGCCTCGTGAAATCACCACGGGATTTCCCACCCCAGAGAGCCCAGAAAGACGAATGCCAGCCCCACTTCCTGGATGGAAAGGGGCAGCCCAGGGAGGCTCTGTTGGTTGGGGTCCCATGGCAACaaaagggtggggggtgggaatcaGGTCTGTGACCCCCAAGAGTGTTCTCTTCTGATTCCTCATGAACACTCTCCCCCAAGGCAGCTGCCTGGTCACTGGACCCAGAGGGCACCCTCTGCACGTAGGAAGGGTCTCTCTAACCCACTCCAACTCCCCCCCAACTcctttcccagcccctcccccccaaaaaaggagcCAAAAGGTCTACGTACAGCTCCAAAGCTCACCATTGGCGATCGGCCAtaggcagcagcggcggcggccgcAGCCGCGCTCATCTGGGGCGGGATGTTGTGGAGGCCCGCGTAGGCGCTGGGGCTGGTGAGGGAGCCGTTCATCTCGTGGTGGCTCATCATGGCAAAGGGCGCGGcgtaggagctggtgatggagatGGGCGTGCGCAGGGCCGAGGCTGCAAGGAGGCGGACGTAAGCTGGGATGCACCACCAAGGGGAGAGGGCCCCACCCCTTTCATCCAGCAAAAGCCCAGGCCACCAGGCTGCCTCTGGCCCAGAAGCAATCTTTCCTGTGTTCTCAAGCTATCCACTCCAGGCAGTCCTGCTGGGCTGAGCTCACCTACCAGAGATCTCCACGTTCATATCCAAGAAAGTCTGAGGTGAGAGATGTGCCCGCCTTTTTTTATAGAGTAGGACTCAGAGTCCCAGAGAAGAGTGCTTTTCAGAATCTCACAGAACTAACAATAAGGGCAGACAGACACTGATGGTGTCCCGAGCTGTCTAAAGCTCCTTCCACATGCTCATTTCAACAGTGGCCCCAGTTAAGCCTGACGTGAGTGTTGAAGCAGCAGGCATTCATCTTGGCGTCAAACCTGACCAAGTCCCACAGAGACAGGCCCTGGGACAGCCCTGAATCTGACTCCCTGCCTGGTGCCCTGGCCCATCTGTGCGGCTCCAGTCCTGGCCCGCACAAGCCCTCCCCTCAAGCACAGCCAGCTCAGCCCCATTGTGCCTACCCATTATACCTATCGGGTCCATGCCTGGAGGTTTGCCTGGCATTGACCGGAGCCCCGGGGTCGTGCTGGTGCCAGGAGTTGGGGCATCATTCCGCGGGGTTGGCGTGTTGGACTTGAGTCCAGGGGTGGAGGATTTGTCATTCTGCAAGGGGGAAACGCAGAGACCAAGGGAAGTTATGAAGATTGCTTTCTCCAAGAGCTGGGCACTGCATGAGGCCTAGTTCTCAAATCTTCTGCCATACAGCCCCTCCATTCTTGCCCAATCTTGTTTGGCAGGGACTGTActcattgttcccattttacagatgcagcaactgaggctcagaaacagCAACTAAGCACAGGGTTCAGCCTGTAAGTGGTATAGGCAGGACGTGAACCCAGGCCAAGCCCCAATCCATGTGCTTTCTGCTCCACCCCTTCACCTTCTCATCAGCAGCACTCCAGGTCCAGCCCCTTTCCCAGAACTTTTTCCCTCTGCCCCAaccctccccagccctctcctAGTCTCTGCGGTGCCAGGGGCAGACCCCACATACATGACCAAGGTCTTTGGTCTTGGAGGAGGGTGTGCTGCTGGAGGAGGCCACCGAGGCGGGGCTGGTGGGGGCATCCTTCTTCAGGCCACGGGCCTTGTCCAGCCCATTTTCAGGAGGGGAGTGTGCCGGGCTGACGCGGGGTGTCGCAGGGTCCTAAGGACACAAGTGAGGCAGAGATGTGCTAAGAGCTATGATGAGCCTGAGTCTTCTCTGGTCCCAAGTGGAGGTGACCGGCTCTTAACGACCTAATCTGACCCCCTTCTCGTCCCAGAGACGGGGAGACAGAGGACAGAGCGGATAGGTGCATAGGACCTGCTCAA
This sequence is a window from Odocoileus virginianus isolate 20LAN1187 ecotype Illinois chromosome 6, Ovbor_1.2, whole genome shotgun sequence. Protein-coding genes within it:
- the TLE3 gene encoding transducin-like enhancer protein 3 isoform X3; its protein translation is MYPQGRHPAPHQPGQPGFKFTVAESCDRIKDEFQFLQAQYHSLKVEYDKLANEKTEMQRHYVMYYEMSYGLNIEMHKQTEIAKRLNTILAQIMPFLSQEHQQQVAQAVERAKQVTMTELNAIIGVRGLPNLPLTQQQLQAQHLSHATHGPPVQLPPHPSGLQPPGIPPVTGSSSGLLALGALGSQAHLSVKDEKNHHELDHRERESSANNSVSPSESLRASEKHRGSADYSMEAKKRKAEEKDSLSRYDSDGDKSDDLVVDVSNEDPATPRVSPAHSPPENGLDKARGLKKDAPTSPASVASSSSTPSSKTKDLGHNDKSSTPGLKSNTPTPRNDAPTPGTSTTPGLRSMPGKPPGMDPIGIMASALRTPISITSSYAAPFAMMSHHEMNGSLTSPSAYAGLHNIPPQMSAAAAAAAAAYGRSPMVGFDPHPPMRATGLPSSLASIPGGKPAYSFHVSADGQMQPVPFPHDALAGPGIPRHARQINTLSHGEVVCAVTISNPTRHVYTGGKGCVKIWDISQPGSKSPISQLDCLNRDNYIRSCKLLPDGRTLIVGGEASTLTIWDLASPTPRIKAELTSSAPACYALAISPDAKVCFSCCSDGNIAVWDLHNQTLVRQFQGHTDGASCIDISHDGTKLWTGGLDNTVRSWDLREGRQLQQHDFTSQIFSLGYCPTGEWLAVGMESSNVEVLHHTKPDKYQLHLHESCVLSLKFAYCGKWFVSTGKDNLLNAWRTPYGASIFQSKESSSVLSCDISADDKYIVTGSGDKKATVYEVIY
- the TLE3 gene encoding transducin-like enhancer protein 3 isoform X8, producing the protein MYPQGRHPAPHQPGQPGFKFTVAESCDRIKDEFQFLQAQYHSLKVEYDKLANEKTEMQRHYVMYYEMSYGLNIEMHKQTEIAKRLNTILAQIMPFLSQEHQQQVAQAVERAKQVTMTELNAIIGQQQLQAQHLSHATHGPPVQLPPHPSGLQPPGIPPVTGSSSGLLALGALGSQAHLSVKDEKNHHELDHRERESSANNSVSPSESLRASEKHRGSADYSMEAKKRKAEEKDSLSRYDSDGDKSDDLVVDVSNEDPATPRVSPAHSPPENGLDKARGLKKDAPTSPASVASSSSTPSSKTKDLGHNDKSSTPGLKSNTPTPRNDAPTPGTSTTPGLRSMPGKPPGMDPIASALRTPISITSSYAAPFAMMSHHEMNGSLTSPSAYAGLHNIPPQMSAAAAAAAAAYGRSPMVGFDPHPPMRATGLPSSLASIPGGKPAYSFHVSADGQMQPVPFPHDALAGPGIPRHARQINTLSHGEVVCAVTISNPTRHVYTGGKGCVKIWDISQPGSKSPISQLDCLNRDNYIRSCKLLPDGRTLIVGGEASTLTIWDLASPTPRIKAELTSSAPACYALAISPDAKVCFSCCSDGNIAVWDLHNQTLVRQFQGHTDGASCIDISHDGTKLWTGGLDNTVRSWDLREGRQLQQHDFTSQIFSLGYCPTGEWLAVGMESSNVEVLHHTKPDKYQLHLHESCVLSLKFAYCGKWFVSTGKDNLLNAWRTPYGASIFQSKESSSVLSCDISADDKYIVTGSGDKKATVYEVIY